The genomic DNA ttgATGTGGTTTACCACTGGCTGCGTTAGGGGGGGGTGCCTTGTCAAACCGACTTGTATAGCACCCAAATCTAACACCTTAGCACTGGCTACGTTAGAGAAGGGGGGGCAGGATTCTGGGTCCTTGTCAAACCGACTTGTATAGCACCGAAACCTAACACCTTAGCACCGGCTGCGTTAGAGGGACACCTTAGCACTGGCTGAgtgagagggggggggggggggcaggaTTCTGGTCCTTGTCAAACCGACTTGTATAGCACCCAAACCTAACACCTTAGCACTGGCTGCGTTAGAGGGACACCGCTGCGTTAGAGGGACACCTTAGCACTGGCTGcgttaggggggggggggggcgcaggATTCTGGGTCCTTGTCAAACCGACTTGTATAGCACCCAAATATAACACCGTCCATCATCCATGGTCCCATAAAGTGGACTGATATTCACAAACATTACATCACTTTTAATAAACTCTTCTAATATTGTTAATGTCCTTACATTAATAAACTCTTTCTAATATTGCTTTCAAAAATCAATCTCCTCGGCTCGGCCTGGGCCTGGGTATCTCTATATAAACCCTTTGTTTCCCTATTCAAATTAGTCTCTGCACAGCCTTCCTTCtgttctttcttcctcttcaaaTTTTGGTAAAACAGATTGATTAATTAAGATGCAGGAACAGAATAAGATGAAGGTGAAGAAAGGCTGGCTGGCGGTGCAAGTTGGGCTAGAAGACGAAGACGGCGGATTCCGGCGTTTTGTCATCCCAATATCGTACCTCGACCACCCTATCTTCCGGCGGCTTTTGGAGaaagctcatgaggtttatggGTATCATGCCCCTGGCCCGCTCAGGCTGCCGTGTTCCGTCGATGATTTCCTCCATCAGCGGTGGCGGATCGAGAAGGAGACGGCTAACTACAGCCAGCACCACCACTATCACTATCATCTTCCCAGCTCCTTGTCCTTCCGTGCTTGTTGATCAACGTCGTGTGGACCAGTATTGCAGTGTATCTTAATCTTTACTGAGAGGCCCTTTTTATGGCTTAGATCAGATTCAGGAATTTCTAATCACAGGAGAAAGAGATTTAATCACCGATTGAAAGTCCCTTTTTCCTGTAATGTTGTTGGCTTTGcctaattttagaaataatgcACTACCAGATAGTTCTGCAGCTGAAATCtccctttttcattttttttttaatttataaatgttaaaacaGGCaggaaattttaatataaaactgTCTGTCATAAGTACTTGAAAGGAATAGAAATCGTTATTgtcttaatatttatatatacttctcatttgattgtttttcttttgtaacTAGACATTTATGTAAAGATCTTACCAAATTGATATAGGATAGTGATGTAACGttgaactaaaattttatttgagtaaAGTGCCCTCAAATCTCTtgtaatttaagttaaaaatgctatatagtttaaaaattgaATCTCTAAGGTTCTTTTGGTGTAGTTCTTTTCACAATACCCCATCATTTTTAACTCCATTACTTAACCCCAAATTAATTAACCTAAACTAAGttaataaaatactaattaaaGTAAAGGCTTAATCGGTTGGTTTACTCGAGGCCATTtgcaattttatcttattttgagaTTTACTTCAATAAATCATCAAACTTTAATATTGgtgtcaattttatttttaattgatcaaGCATGTGGCCTAATCTACGTGACGTGCTGATATATCTAATAATGAACAAATCAACAAAACGTCGTTTTGCTTTGATATTGCTACAATGCACAAGACAAAATGACGTTATTTTGTCTTGTGCATTTTGAAACGCCAAGTAATGGGTCAAGTTGACCCTAATTCAGATCCGAACTAGTGGGTCGACCTAATACTTAATGGGTCAAAACTTATCTTTTTCCCCAAATCACTTAGGGTTTCTACCTTCCACTTTGTGTCCCTACCATTTCTACATTTTTCACGGCCAACTGCCTTCTTTTTCCTCACTTTTCATCGCCGACGGCTCTAACTGTCGACTTGCTTCCATTAACGGTGGCCATAGAGCTAgtcgattgaaaaaaaaaaaaaaaaaaaagagaaaggggaGAAGACTAGAGGTCATCGGACGATTGCGAAGTGCCCAACCATTTCCAGTAGCGCAAAAGCCTCATCGCGGCTCAAAAGATGCATGACAAAAAAGCCACGATGGCAAAAGGCGACCGATC from Diospyros lotus cultivar Yz01 chromosome 4, ASM1463336v1, whole genome shotgun sequence includes the following:
- the LOC127800268 gene encoding auxin-induced protein 6B-like — encoded protein: MQEQNKMKVKKGWLAVQVGLEDEDGGFRRFVIPISYLDHPIFRRLLEKAHEVYGYHAPGPLRLPCSVDDFLHQRWRIEKETANYSQHHHYHYHLPSSLSFRAC